DNA sequence from the Siniperca chuatsi isolate FFG_IHB_CAS linkage group LG3, ASM2008510v1, whole genome shotgun sequence genome:
TGCATGTATGTTACTATAAAGTCTCACCCTACAGGAAGTGTGCTCTGGTGGTGATCTGGTGAGGACTATTTGAAGAAACACTAGGACATAACTCactataaatactgtatggTCTCCCCCTGTACATGCAGAGCCAGCTTGTAAGTTAAGAGGTTACTGTTTTGTTAGTATCATGGTCAGGAATACCTCATAGCTACATCAGGCCAGAATCTAATCtaaatgccaggtgtaaacagggcctaAGCTTCGGTGACAggatctgatctgatctgaacTTTGTACTGAAGCAGCTTTTAAAAGCCACATGGCTGAAATCAGCTGTGCGTCAGGCTTTGCAACATCACCGAGGACGACAGTGGACGAAAtcgtcctctgtcctctgtcctctgtcctcttctaCTTCAGCTCCAGGCACACATAATTTGGCATAGGTGAGTGTGTGACCAATGACGAGTGTTATCAGGTACCCGCATGACACGCTGACGTGCGCGTGGGTGTGTGCGTGGGGCTTTCCACAGCAGCGAGGAACCATGGCGACAGCTATTCAGGAAGAAATATTTATCTACTCCATGGACGGTTTAATTTAGGGTTAACTTACGACAAGCTGACGTTAAGTTAGTTAACCAAATAGTTATGTCATCCTCCAACTGGTCACCTGTCAAAGGCCATTGCTGAGGCGAGGTAAAACTGTGAGTTTATTGAATGACGTTGCCTAGCAGTTACGTTACTAACTTAGCAAAGGTAACTAGGTAACTTAGCCATCAAATGATAGCTAACAGTAAGCGCTGAGTTACCTTTGCTAAGTTAGTAGTTAACGATAGTACATTTTGATATCTGTAATATCCGTGTTGCTGACCTAGCTAGTAGCTAACGACTAGCTAGCCAGTTATAGAGTACAGCTAACGTCCAGATCAGTATGTGATAAGTTAACGTTACCTGCTTTCAAAGTAGCTAACTagttatataaaatgtcagtgtatAATGTTATCTAATATTATCACTTTCTTTCTATTTCATGGTTTGGTGCTGATCACTGTTTGTTGTTTATACTTGTATCTGtgcagtaacgttagctacttGTTTGACCTAATGCTATGATGTCACCGCCTCCttgtaaacaaaacactttaACCGAATTTAAAATTGATATCATTAGGTGCTAAATTTATTCTTATGCCTATTCCTCACCCACACAAATCTGTTTAACTTACCCATACTTGAGTTTACTTTATGACATCCTATGCCAGTCAACATAACACCATGTTAAAAGACCATACTTGTGTTAACGTTAGTCCATTAACCACAATTGATTTATACTATACATTTATGCTGACCATTTTCAAATGCTTGATGTGTAGTATTAGATTATCAGATATGTTTTTCCTACAGTTCCAGGCAGctattggtttccattcatttctgtatgGCATGAAAATCATACGGTACACTCTTGCTCAGTTGTCAAATCCATCACAGGAAACATCAAGTCTGCATACATTTCTGTCAAAGTTGTGTTATCTTTGTAGAGTAAGGCAGCGCGGACCTTTCAAATCAATCTgtaatgaaaatgcatttgtgctgaaaagattagttgataaataaattagtaaaatggacagaaaatgaattgccaaCTTTTTTTGATAAGccattaattgtttcagtcatttatctggcaaaaatgccaaccacTTTCTCGTTCCAGCCTCGACAACGTAAAgagtttctgcttttctctgtttgataCCATTGTAAACTGggtttggactgctggtcagacaaaacaagacatttgaagacatcaccttgggctctgggaaactgtgatgggcatttttcactataatCATTCATTGCATCCCTAAACTGCATTACCTAGCAGCGATAAAACGtaatgcagacttgatgttcactgtgatggatttacACAACTCAAGAGTttactaatattattatattgttaagaaatgaatgaaagccGATGTGTTCttggaaaaatacataaaaaatctTAAACCCAACAGCATGTTTTACAAAATGATAAGTTGTAATGTTAAATATATGTGAAATGTAGTAAATAggataaaacatacaaaagcactggtatggtcctttttAAATGACCAGTTGCCTCTGTGAAACTTTTTAGAGACTGTACCcatatttaaactttaaactaatATCACTTTCTCCATTTAGTTCTTCTTTTGTaacctttttcctcctcttatTCAGACTTGGATATGTTGGACCAGATAGAGTGGGATTCATCAGATGAAGGTCTTGGAGGTTCAATGGAAGATCCTCCTCACTTATCTGAATTTCCTCATTCGAAGCCCTCCACCACCAACATCTCAGAACATGAATTCTCGTGTCACTGTTGCTATGACATCTTAGTGAACCCCACCACCCTGACCTGCGGCCATAACTTTTGCCGCCACTGTCTGGCTCTGTGGTGGGAATCCTCTCACAAGAATGAGTGCCCAGAGTGCCGGGAGAAGTGGGAAGGCtttcctaaaatcaacataCTGCTGAGGTATGCTTTTCACAGCCAGACCATATCAGGGAATGAATGTTTGATTTTCTGACCACAGTATTCCCATTTCTCTCATGTATAGTAGAGAACAGAGGCCTACTGACAACCTTTAAAGacaaaaattgtgtgtgtgtgtgtgtgtgtgtgtgtgtgtgtgtgtgtgtgacaagtGTGGTTCAAATACACCTCCATGAggctagggctgggtatcatttgaaATTTTGTAATGCTAGTGCCGATGCGATACCTGAGTGTCAGTACCAAAACAATGCCTTACTTTGGGGAATATATACCTGTTTTGCTACAAAACTCtataatttaacaaaagaaaccaaagttTTCAAATGCtcaatgttgtctaaacacaagcagccgtAATAGAACTCTACCTaaagaaaacacagttttaaaattGGAAAAATGAAACATAGAGAAACCTGGTTATTCAGCTCCCTGTGTACATGATTCTAATATAATCCTGATTTATAACTTGTCTCCAGTGGTGCAGGCATGTCTTTGACTCCTCCACATTCAGCCAATCTTTCATTATTATACCAACCAAGTTACCCCAACAGTTGAGGATGAACTAAGTTTGGTTCCTGCCTGACTGGAAACTGCTGAAGTTACTGCTCCACTGGCTTTAGCTTCTCTGCCCAATGAATGATGAGTGTGACAGTATAATGTATGCTCCACATTACCAGCACCAGACTTTCCCTTTCAGCATGTGGACCATGATTAAATGATTTTGCTTTATATAGTAGTATGTTTGCCTAGTGCAGCATGGGTTCACTTTCACACTATTCCAAAACAAGTAAACTAGTTTTGAAGTCAAATACTTAGAAATGTCTTTTGTTCATTGGTAAGGAATTTACCTGggtaaaaggaagaaaagaaacctATGGACATATGTACTAAAGATTATGGAGTTGGTGTTAGAAATTACCACCCACTGCCACTTCAAtcagtgaagccaaaacatttgtttatccGACATTTGAATGTCTTCATattgatttcctttttttactATAAGAAGTGAGAGGAAGCAAGCAGTTGCCAACAGACACAAGTACTGTGTCACCAAAGAAATCGGGGAGTGAAGCAATGTGGTGATAACCTGTTGACATGTGGTTTACAAGAAATATATGTGAATAAGGCTAAAAGGTATATAACAGTATGACAGGTAAGGAGTTGGAATTATCTTTGTACACTGTTACTGGCATCAACTTATTCCTACACAGTCAATGCATAGTGCACACAGTGTTTTAGTCTGGCAAAGGGAAAGACCTGATTTGGGTGTTTTCACAAGTTGTACCAAGGGGGGAACTTTTCCAGATGTCTAAGAGTTTCATTAAACCGTTTCAAACACAGCACAAGGCTGAATGTTGACAGACACAATCGGGTCAAATTCAACATATAAATCATTACAGTGTCTGCACCTGACATTGTGATGTATCACACATAAAGACATGCTAACTGTTTACTAGAAGAATAGGATAGAGGAGGCAAAGTGTGAAGGAGAAGCTTTATCAGAATTACCTCAAATTTTCCTCAACATGGCTGTGGAAGGACCAATTTCACTCTGTGTGCTGCTCTGACAAAAGTTAGTACTAATCAGCTTGGACTAGGCTGGTCAATGCTAAAGAAAAACCCAAAGAACATAAACATACCATCCCCACCTCCTTTGTTTGTTCTCTTGTAcatttcacttttcatctaCTAATTGCACTTGTTAACTTAATGCTCTTCTCTCTAGGGATGCAACTGACAAGCTGTTCAGTGAGGTTGTTCAGCGGAGGAGAGCAGAGATCCAGGCTAACCCCAAAATCTCCCGGAGCTTGCTGGCCTTCCAGAGGTAGTACAGTATAATCTATGATACAAGCCGTTTTGGTGTAAAGCTTTGGAACAGTGTATCATCTTAGCATACACTGAAAGAGTActcaccgatttagcattgcacgcctataacattgtcagactaacgatggacagtttaaaacaaaaggaTCAAGAtggatgcagcagaaccagagagaTAGatagtcttttttattccacacattattcttctttgtcaaaacctggcgcctacattacccacaatgcaacttgactgtcaacagtttggtcagagatttGGGTGTATTATGCTAGTAGCTGCTAATGTAGGCTCAAgttgctagcctcaagcagagatgaggagctcacttctttctgacTCCATACCCccagattttattttcattttctaacttGTCCGCTTCAGCcttcacttgaggcaatttagcAGACTTCGCACAGCTCCCCCCGAAGCCacaaacttttttcacatatgtgGTCGTACTCCCAAAGACCTGTAAACAggctttgatgtgtaaaatcgttGGAGTTCCCCCTTTGTGTTATGCCCATGAACTTGCTTTGTGTCTGATCTGATCACTTCTACTTGATACCTTTTGTGGTCTGGAGCAAAGGAGCTGGCTTCCATAAAATATCTACATGTCTTTAGGTATGGTGACAACTTGGGTAGATCCAGGACAAACCAGCACAAAGGAGCAGGCTTCTTCTTTTCTGGAGTCCTAACTGCACTCACTTGTGTGGCTGTAAGTATACAATGGCATTAAAAAGAAGTCACCCTTCATGTTATTATCACCATATTATCTTGTGCAGTATGACTTCAAATGATAACTGGCCTCAAAACCGATGCTATGATTCCAAGCTACCTTTCTTACCTGCCTACCAGGAGCCATTGACAGTATGTTAATATGGCAGTTTTTGAGGGTGATggattgatttattgatgagGAACACAATAATCCAAGGGATAACAAGTTAAAGTAAGAGCACTTAGAGACTAACTTAACCTCAGTTGAACACAATTTGATCTATTTCTTAGTGAATGGTGTGATTGTGGTTTTCCTCTATTATTGGAAAATAGAAATTATGTTGTAAAGACCTGCCTCTTGTCAAGGTTTGGTATAGAGgcctatttttcttttacagtcaTTGTAAATTGTTGTGCATAAAATTGttataaatacaaacaatgttaaacaaatacaattttgagcATGATTATGATACAATGATTAGTTGAATCAGTTTGCATTATTGGATTGGTAAATAAGGTTCATACTCCCTAAGATACAGTATGCAGTCTGGGGTTTGAGCTCATACTGATGCTCATTATCAGTATCCAATTGGTACATTCTTACTTTGCAATTGTGCGTTGCTAAtcaatgttattttgtaatatataaTGTCTTGCTAAAGAGTTTTCCCTTGTGCCCACTTTTTTACTCCATGATATTGCAAAATGTGCCGTTAGAGGAAATTATTGTACCTTCActgtttattacatttaaataatttgacGTCTATATTCAACGACTGTATTTTTAGGTTGTTGTATATTTTAACCAAAGGGATTTTAACCACAGTGGTGTGTAATATTACCACATTACTGGATGAAAAGGTCGGTTGTTCATGTCATGCAGACAGAGCATGTTTATTTTGTCCATTTGGCACTTGGGAGCAACGACACTGTGTGTCTTGCCACGTGGCggtaaatttgtgtgtgtgtgtgtgtgggcgctGCTGGGAACATGAAAATAGATTACCGCATGGTCCTGTTTTTTTACCCCAGTTCATTAatgaacattattattattcaggtCAGGTCATTATAGGAAAGGAGGCCTTGGCATGCGTGCAAAGCTTTAGTTTGTTTTGGATGCTTttgactttgtgttttctttggcCTGGAAAATAATATTCCCTGCAAACTGAGATGTGTATAGTTTTACCATTAAGTAACTGATGAATGCTGATTTATCAGAATAAGTCCCAGGATGAAAATACCTGGTTATTATCATTTCAAGTGGATATTGAGGTTcaatttaatcaatatttacattttaaagtaggTTAATGTGACTTCATTTGCACACCAATCCTTTGCTAGTCTGGGCCCACCTTTTCTCCAGACTCAAGTTTATATCTCTTCCCCTTAGGTTTAGGTTTCCTCTTTACagcttttcacttttttcaccagaaaaacaacCTCTTGTAGGAGAATTAACAACTTAAGAACAGCACATTGCACTCTTATCATTTTTCTTTGGCAGAGAATATCCAGCAAGTGCATTTAGTTGTCCCCTGTGCTTATTTTATCGGTATGATCATGTTAGCTTTATCCATGCAAAGATATATTACACATTTACACTTAATATGCACAGTACTGACAATCACAAAGGAGGAGTTACAATACAGTTTTTTAACTGTAAAGTTATCATGTGCTGCATATACACTTGCAAAGCTTGGCTTAACAACTAGCCATGTAGAATTTTACAGCAGTGGCGGCAAATTGTCCTGTTTGGCAGTCATATTTAGGAATATTTTTTtagtattgtattttttctttgttttcaaagTGATCTTGTTCTTCTTACATTaccaaatgacacaaaaaataaaaagcacataAAACTGCAAATGAGAATGAGTAATTAATTGCTTATAAAATTGTTATATGGATATGATTCAAATCCTTACCGATTTTTATAAAATCATacttttctatatatatataatataatgcaatcTGGTTTAGTATAAGCAGGATAAGCAAGTGTTCACTGTACCTTGTTTGTTAatatctgtgtgtttccaggtgatGGTGCTGGTGTATCACTGGAGCAGTGGTGTGGTGGAGCAGCATGACCCGTTGATCAGTAAACCCGTGTCTCGCTGGACGCCGGAGGAAGTCGCATCCTGGCTGGAACACTTGGGGCCCTGGGCCCAGCTTTACAGAGAACCCTTTCAGCAGGAGAATGTCAATGGGAGGTAAATAAATTACATAGGATTTTATTTCAGTGCAATTTTTGTTCGCTTTCCTGTCctgattttaaaatgcagaCATATTATACCCTACAAAATAGAACTGAGTTGAGCCATATTTATTAAACATATTGTCATCTTTCAACTGTAGTACATTGCTCTCTATTTAGGTTTAGACTTGCACAGACCCCCCCTAATGTTACATAGCAAAACACAGAAGCTCATGTTGTGGATCATTATGTTCATGCCATGTGGTGTTGATTTCTTCACTTTAGGCTGCTGTTGATGCTGGGAGACGAAGAGTTGTTAAAACCTCCTTATAGCATTGAAAATCAATCTCACCGACGGGCTGTTCTGGCTGAACTGGACAGGGTTAAAACCCTGGGGGTCAAACCTCCGCAGAACCTCTGGGAATACAAGGTAGTATACCGGGGTCTGGTCTGCTCCAAACCTTTGATTATACTACGAAGAAACCGTTGATCATTAGCCTTTTCAGTGTACTGAATTTTGCATCTTTGGTTTGCAAATATTTGTCCTATTGTGGTTAACTTCCCATGTACTTTCAGTACTTCATTGCATCTTTAGATGAGTAAATATGAAGTTGATGTATTGGAAGTTATAGTACCTCTGAACAAGTTTGTGTAAAACATCTTGTTTTGCTTCCACTTCCACTATAATAGCATACACTAGATAGTCTTAACATGTATTTAAGGATGTGACCTTTGCTTTTAGTGTTGTACCACAGTCCcttcatttaaagaaaatactCCATAATTGAGATTTTAAGAACTGAGTCTCCAATCAGTGTGTCCGACTGTCCTCTTACTGTGTACTTatatttctctcactttctgccAGGCTGCTAATGCAGGGAAGTCTCTGTTTTTGCTGTATGCACTGAAGCGCTCCCCTCGTCTCACACTCTTCTATTTGTATTTATTCGACTACTCGGAAACCTTCCTGCCCTTCCTGCATACCTGCTGTCCGGCCATTGCAAACATCGACAAGTCAATGGAGAGCAGCTTCCTCAACACACAGGTGATACTTTGCAAACTGCCAGCTAATACAGTATCATAAggtaaaatatacagtagggaggaataaaatgtgattatttggccaaattTGAAAAAGGCATTATGCTAATAGTAATAAGTGATAATAACCTTATTCTGACTAACATATCACAGCTagaattattttagtttaatcTGATTATTAATCTGCATGTAAGTATACTGTAACTATTGAGGTTGCAGATTTTGTATTACAGAATGCTGGTGGATCTTACTATAGAAAATAACTTAATTAGCTTACATTAATAcctgttttaattgtttaaaagcAATTCTCAACTGTCATCTTTTGTTTTCCATGATGTTCCTGTGTTTGGTAGTTGGAGCCCAGCTGGCGACAGTGGGCAGAGTTTCTTGTAAAGTACCTCCTGCTTCCATACCAGCTGATAGCTGAGTTTGCTTGGGACTGGCTGGCCGTCCACTACTGGACATCTCGCTTCATTATTGTTAACGCCatgctgctgtctgtgctgGAAGGCTGCGCCCTGTGGACACTCTGGACAAGAGCAAGGATCAGGTAgatcctgtgtttgtttgttatatATATCACATATAGGCCTTTTCCACTACAGTAATGACCCAGAACCCAGAGCTTCCCATAACCTAAACTTTGAAGAACTTGtaaaggtgctttcagacagcgagTGGTTGCCACTGCCGCCTCCATTGTTTTCAATGTAAACATGACAGCAGCTGTGCTGCAGAGGTCAGCGGCAGCAGCAAGGAGAGGGATGGTGGCTGCCATTCTCGTGAACGCATGCTGGTTTTTCAGCTTGCCGCTGCGGCTCGCTgtgtgaccatggcaaccacagaaacTACAGCGAGGGAAATATACGGGAGCTGATTTTACTGGTGACTGAGTTCCCTGAATTATACATCTCTTCACCAGTAGAGAACAAACAGATTAATGAAGAGAAACAGTATTGGAGCAGCAGCTTCTGTCAAGTCTGATTATTCGGTCTGggacaataaacaatatttatgATACTAGTTAGCAAAACTTGCAATATTAATCGTGTCATATTGGTAACCATTTCCTCTATTTTAAGCTACAACCCTGAGGTGAGATTACAGTAGGTGGATAGCAGCAGCCTGTGGTGTACAGGCCGATAGGattggagggtttttttgtttcacctttatttattcagggggGAGTTTCACAGAGAGCAATGCTCTTTTTTTGAGGAATGgcctgatcacattcacactgtTACtaattcacacctggaagctgtccaGTATAACCACAGTCTGACAGGCCACTGAACAGCTCCACTGGAGCGGCTGGGGtgaagggccttgctcaagggcacctcagtggtggtaatgagggaggggcaagcgctgcttttcactttccccacccagatttatcctgccgGTCCGGGGGATCGAACCTCCTTCTGTTCAAAAGCTTGCTTTtctaacctttaggccaccACTGACCCAGTCGGGAACAGAATGTTGATGTTGCAACCGCTCGCTGTCTGAAAGCAGCTTGATCCTTTGGCGCTATGTCGTCTCACCAAGAACAGACTGCAGGATGCAGAGCAGTCATTtctcagcttttcttttcttcacgatatttaattttctcttgaTGTAGCGTTTGGTCGAGCTTCCTCGCTACTTAGTGGAAGAAATGGTTCACTACTGGAAATGTTGCATGTGTTTGAAAAGTCCTACACTACTTGAACTAATTACTGGGAAATGTAATTGTTCAGTTAAGCTACATGTTAAGTTACAGGTTGGTCAGTTTCTGTGGTGAAGAAGGCTACACACACTAACTTATATCTTCCACTTTCCTTAGGACTCTGCCACGCAAGATGTGGAACCACTTGTGGAAGATGCTATCTCAGGGGTTTGCCTTCGCCCTCCTGTGGCCTTTTGTCCCTCAGTTTGTGTGCAACTGCCTCTTCTACTGGGCTCTCTACTTCAGTCCCATCATTAATATAGATCTGGTGGTGCAGCAGTTAATGCACCCAGAAACACAGGCACTATAACAAACTGCATGTAGTCAGTGCCCAATTAATACCGTACAGTTGACAGCAAATAAAATAGCCAGAAATCCAGTTGCTGTAGAGGAGAAGTGTTTATATTTAGCAGTAAACTCACATGAGACTGGCTTTTTTGCTGTTGGAAAGGAAGTTTTCTTGCTTCCTGTCTTGTCTCTCTGCTGGATGGTTGCCATATGGAACAAGAGAGGAACTGGGCTATTGTAAgagaaacaaaaccaacaagATGAGAAACAGTGAAATATCTGTGATGTTATTGATTAGGAGAGATTACTGCAGTGATCTCTCTCTGCGTGCACAGTGCATTCACAAACCACATTGCCTAAATGGACCAGAGGGCAGTTATGCAAATGATAAGTCATGATGTTCCAACACTGGCGGTAGTGAAGACTGGCCTCATAAGGAGTTTTCTGACAGCTTTGTAGCACTGAGATGGTTGTAGTACGTTGAAAGGTGAGCTTTTTTATGCATATACTGACTTGGCCTAAGTCAGTAAATTAATTTTTgtttgacttattttattaGATGTCTTTATGGCATGCAATCCACAAGCAGTTAAATAAGCAGTGGCTGCTTTAAAAGTATCAGCTTGACCGAAGCAGTATTATTAGTGCATAGAAATCCTTATTCTGCAAACATTTCGATGCGTTCTTTGAGTCTTCAGTGCGGTTCTGGCTTAGACTGTGAAGTTGGTGTTACAGAGCTGTCTGAAAATTCACTCTACGAGGTTTGGTAACATGATtgtgaaatgtgtcaaatgttGAGGTTT
Encoded proteins:
- the LOC122872134 gene encoding bifunctional apoptosis regulator-like, whose product is MLDQIEWDSSDEGLGGSMEDPPHLSEFPHSKPSTTNISEHEFSCHCCYDILVNPTTLTCGHNFCRHCLALWWESSHKNECPECREKWEGFPKINILLRDATDKLFSEVVQRRRAEIQANPKISRSLLAFQRYGDNLGRSRTNQHKGAGFFFSGVLTALTCVAVMVLVYHWSSGVVEQHDPLISKPVSRWTPEEVASWLEHLGPWAQLYREPFQQENVNGRLLLMLGDEELLKPPYSIENQSHRRAVLAELDRVKTLGVKPPQNLWEYKAANAGKSLFLLYALKRSPRLTLFYLYLFDYSETFLPFLHTCCPAIANIDKSMESSFLNTQLEPSWRQWAEFLVKYLLLPYQLIAEFAWDWLAVHYWTSRFIIVNAMLLSVLEGCALWTLWTRARIRTLPRKMWNHLWKMLSQGFAFALLWPFVPQFVCNCLFYWALYFSPIINIDLVVQQLMHPETQAL